In Paraburkholderia bryophila, a single genomic region encodes these proteins:
- a CDS encoding transporter substrate-binding domain-containing protein produces the protein MKRSASRPARRAWLAALLLSPVLVITAPAAHADTLDNIAKAGVLKVAVPEDYPPFGSVGADMKPQGYDIDTAALLAKSMNVKLELVPVNSANRIPYLQTGKVDLVISSLGKTPDREKVIDFSNTYAPYYQGVFGPADIKVSGPADLTGKTVGATRGALEEIALTQMAPNATIKRFEDNNATIAAFLSGQVQLIAAGNIVAAAILAKNPPRRPEPKFVIKNSPCFVGMNKNEPRLQQKVNAAIAQAKQDGTLNTMSKKWFGAPLPADL, from the coding sequence ATGAAACGATCCGCTTCCCGCCCCGCGCGTCGCGCCTGGCTCGCCGCTCTTCTGCTGTCGCCAGTTCTCGTCATTACCGCGCCCGCCGCTCACGCGGATACGCTCGATAACATCGCTAAGGCCGGGGTGCTCAAAGTCGCCGTGCCGGAAGACTATCCGCCGTTCGGTTCGGTCGGCGCGGATATGAAGCCGCAAGGCTATGACATCGATACCGCCGCCCTCCTCGCGAAGTCGATGAACGTGAAGCTCGAACTCGTGCCAGTCAATAGCGCGAACCGGATCCCGTATCTGCAAACCGGTAAGGTCGATCTGGTCATCTCGTCTCTCGGTAAAACGCCCGACCGCGAGAAGGTCATCGATTTCTCCAACACCTATGCGCCGTATTACCAGGGGGTGTTCGGTCCCGCTGATATCAAGGTCTCCGGTCCCGCCGATCTCACCGGTAAAACCGTCGGCGCCACCCGCGGCGCACTCGAGGAAATCGCCCTCACGCAAATGGCGCCGAATGCGACCATCAAACGCTTCGAAGATAACAACGCCACCATCGCGGCGTTTCTCTCGGGGCAAGTGCAGTTGATCGCTGCCGGCAATATCGTCGCTGCCGCGATTCTCGCGAAAAATCCGCCGCGTCGGCCGGAGCCGAAGTTCGTTATCAAGAACTCGCCGTGCTTCGTCGGTATGAACAAGAATGAGCCGCGTCTGCAGCAGAAAGTGAATGCGGCTATCGCGCAAGCGAAACAGGACGGCACGCTCAACACGATGTCGAAAAAATGGTTCGGCGCTCCACTGCCCGCCGACCTGTAA